One window from the genome of Vibrio vulnificus NBRC 15645 = ATCC 27562 encodes:
- a CDS encoding diguanylate cyclase — protein MKVEPSNTEILVVDDTVDNVKLLSQLLQNEGYLVKGALSAKSALRMCQKKKPDLILLDIMMPEVDGYELCRQLKKDPSTQDIPVIFLSALDHVQDKVRAFQIGGVDYIQKPFEVMEVLARVRTHAGLVTLQRALIEQNEQLKRMATTDALTGLVNRRYLADMAGKVSGNFALILFDIDNFKTINDQYGHHVGDEVLVRIAEITRRVIGQHGYCARWGGEEFLILLPNFDVKRAYDLAAGIQYEFNESKGALGAYHFTASFGVACNLGALSFHQVIRQADAAMYQGKKSGKNRVVSSRAMESREL, from the coding sequence ATGAAAGTAGAACCATCGAATACGGAAATTCTGGTTGTCGATGATACCGTTGATAACGTCAAGCTTTTAAGTCAGTTGCTGCAAAACGAAGGCTATTTGGTGAAAGGTGCTTTGAGTGCCAAGAGTGCATTACGCATGTGCCAAAAAAAGAAACCTGACTTGATATTACTCGATATCATGATGCCAGAGGTGGATGGCTATGAGCTGTGTCGACAGCTAAAAAAGGATCCCTCGACACAAGATATCCCGGTGATCTTTCTCAGCGCCTTAGATCATGTTCAAGATAAAGTGCGCGCATTTCAGATCGGTGGCGTCGATTATATTCAAAAGCCTTTCGAAGTGATGGAAGTGTTGGCCAGAGTTCGTACTCATGCGGGATTGGTGACATTGCAGCGCGCATTGATCGAACAAAATGAACAACTTAAAAGAATGGCGACCACCGATGCACTGACGGGGTTGGTCAACCGTCGCTATCTTGCCGATATGGCGGGGAAAGTGTCAGGAAACTTTGCCCTGATTTTGTTTGATATCGATAATTTCAAGACCATCAATGATCAATATGGGCATCACGTCGGAGACGAAGTTTTAGTGAGAATTGCTGAGATTACTCGCAGAGTCATTGGGCAGCATGGTTATTGCGCAAGGTGGGGAGGGGAGGAGTTCCTGATCTTACTGCCGAACTTTGATGTCAAACGCGCCTACGATCTGGCTGCTGGTATTCAATATGAGTTCAATGAATCGAAGGGCGCGCTGGGTGCTTACCACTTCACCGCAAGTTTCGGAGTCGCGTGCAATCTTGGTGCACTCTCGTTTCATCAGGTTATTCGCCAAGCCGATGCTGCAATGTATCAAGGCAAAAAGAGTGGCAAAAATCGCGTTGTATCAAGCCGCGCCATGGAGAGCCGCGAACTGTAA
- a CDS encoding hybrid sensor histidine kinase/response regulator — translation MVTICPETLPIGWLSITHEGWIEAYNQQAQSCELWLQPLMVGEALTCAHSSRTFHEWVKQLSAQSPPLSIMSSRATHWTLSASPRTQGGFDLWLQEAVCDDALRDENARLRRDIERLDFAAQGANLGIWDFNPSTGCIIGNKTWAIQKKLDPDHLFSDDALFSEIINGIEKWSEIVHPDDVAETTDKIQAHLDGETELYHAEFRVRCGDGQWKWILDLGRVFERDQDGVPVRMNGIHVDIDKLKRLQQSLSETKDKAEVANRAKSIFLANMSHELRTPLNAVLGYTQLMKCDQRLTAKHHEYLDIINRSGEHLLSLINDVLDMSKIDAGHSVVERKWFNFREVSEEINDLMQMKAMQKQLTLHCRVEDSVPHFVLGDVVKTRQVLINLLGNAIKFTYRGNVRLNIASEALQNGQHKVTFEVSDTGIGISEENQGRVFQPFEQLDSDITQNGTGLGLSISKQFVELMGGQLVLKSELHRGSTFSFSLVMETSEHLVENKPANLPRVLGLKSGSFSPKILIAEDQLDNQTLLATLLQQAGFTVKLARDGEEAVALHKSWSPDFIWMDRRMPKKDGLQATKEIRAASENSQVKIVALTASVFNDEIEEMLASGMDDFARKPFMPQDLFYMMKKHLDLDYDYEQGQDEAENISFDDLDLSFLDDLTNESTQDIVEAIEQGQQQELYYLFEQTIANSEVRTRLNSLVENYQFDELYELFQE, via the coding sequence ATGGTAACGATTTGTCCCGAAACGCTGCCCATTGGTTGGCTTTCAATCACCCACGAGGGATGGATTGAAGCGTATAACCAGCAAGCACAGTCTTGCGAGCTTTGGCTTCAACCCTTGATGGTAGGGGAAGCACTCACGTGCGCTCACTCCAGTCGAACCTTTCATGAATGGGTAAAGCAGCTTTCTGCTCAATCCCCGCCACTCAGCATCATGTCTTCCCGCGCGACGCATTGGACGCTTTCTGCAAGCCCAAGAACGCAAGGTGGCTTCGATTTATGGTTACAAGAAGCCGTTTGTGATGATGCGCTCAGAGACGAAAATGCGCGCTTACGTCGTGATATTGAACGGCTCGACTTCGCTGCCCAGGGCGCGAATTTGGGCATTTGGGATTTTAATCCGTCAACGGGCTGTATCATTGGCAATAAAACGTGGGCGATACAGAAAAAACTCGATCCCGATCATTTGTTTTCTGACGATGCTTTGTTTTCTGAGATCATCAATGGCATCGAAAAATGGTCTGAAATCGTTCATCCCGATGACGTGGCTGAAACCACAGATAAGATTCAAGCCCATTTAGACGGTGAGACGGAACTCTACCATGCCGAATTTCGTGTACGTTGCGGTGATGGTCAGTGGAAATGGATTTTAGATCTTGGGCGAGTGTTCGAGCGCGATCAAGATGGTGTCCCTGTGCGCATGAACGGCATCCATGTTGATATCGATAAACTCAAGCGCCTGCAACAGAGCCTTTCTGAAACCAAAGACAAAGCGGAAGTGGCAAACCGTGCAAAATCGATCTTTTTGGCTAACATGAGTCATGAGCTTCGCACACCGTTGAATGCCGTGTTGGGCTATACGCAGTTGATGAAGTGCGACCAACGCTTAACTGCAAAACATCACGAATATCTCGATATCATTAACCGTTCTGGTGAGCACCTGTTATCGCTGATCAATGATGTGTTGGACATGTCAAAGATCGACGCTGGCCATAGTGTAGTAGAGCGCAAGTGGTTTAACTTCCGAGAAGTTTCTGAAGAGATTAATGACCTCATGCAGATGAAGGCAATGCAAAAGCAACTGACATTGCACTGCCGCGTTGAAGATTCAGTGCCGCATTTTGTATTAGGTGATGTCGTGAAAACGCGACAAGTGCTGATCAACTTGCTGGGAAATGCGATTAAATTTACATATCGAGGCAATGTCCGTTTAAACATAGCCAGCGAAGCTTTGCAAAATGGCCAGCACAAAGTAACGTTTGAAGTGAGTGATACGGGCATTGGTATTAGTGAAGAAAACCAAGGACGCGTCTTCCAACCTTTTGAGCAATTGGACTCTGATATTACGCAAAATGGCACAGGGCTTGGATTGAGCATCAGTAAGCAGTTTGTCGAACTGATGGGAGGCCAGTTGGTGCTCAAAAGTGAGCTTCATCGAGGCTCTACTTTCTCATTCAGTCTTGTGATGGAAACCAGTGAGCATTTGGTCGAGAACAAGCCTGCGAATTTGCCCCGAGTCTTAGGGTTAAAAAGTGGCTCATTCAGTCCTAAGATTTTGATCGCAGAAGATCAGCTGGACAACCAGACGCTGCTTGCCACGCTTTTGCAGCAAGCGGGCTTTACCGTCAAACTGGCCAGAGACGGCGAAGAAGCGGTTGCTCTGCATAAGAGCTGGAGCCCGGATTTTATTTGGATGGATCGCCGCATGCCGAAAAAAGATGGCTTGCAAGCAACCAAAGAAATCCGCGCCGCCTCAGAGAACAGCCAGGTAAAAATTGTTGCCCTGACCGCCAGTGTCTTTAATGACGAGATAGAAGAGATGTTAGCATCAGGTATGGATGATTTTGCGCGTAAGCCGTTTATGCCGCAAGATTTGTTTTACATGATGAAGAAGCATCTCGATCTCGATTATGACTATGAGCAGGGGCAAGACGAGGCAGAGAACATATCATTCGATGACTTGGATCTGAGCTTTTTGGATGATTTAACCAACGAGTCGACTCAAGATATTGTTGAAGCGATAGAGCAAGGGCAACAGCAGGAGCTCTATTACTTGTTCGAACAAACGATAGCGAACAGTGAGGTTCGCACTCGTCTAAACAGCTTGGTAGAGAACTATCAATTTGATGAGCTTTACGAGTTATTTCAAGAATAA
- a CDS encoding histone deacetylase — protein sequence MMSIPLIYHPIYSQLPLPEGHRYPIMKYHHLYQAVCRYQQQHLEWQRAFAFYQPEALSIEAIKQVHQQEYVDLLTTGLLPAAKMRRIGFPWSEQLIERTLTSTAGTVLTAEKALQHGVAIHLSGGYHHAHFDYGSGFCLFNDLVMAAHKALEHVSVDKVLIIDSDVHHGDGTATLCQRRDDIVTLSFHCDKNFPARKPDSDLDIGLPRECGDDAFLAAFKEVVPMAIRLHQPDLIIYDAGVDIHVDDELGYLNVSTDALYQRDVFLFGQAKANAIPVAAVVGGGYRTDHESLVPLHLQLLHAAYDVYRSTRD from the coding sequence ATGATGAGCATTCCTCTGATTTATCACCCAATCTACTCTCAGTTGCCACTGCCAGAGGGGCATCGTTACCCGATCATGAAATATCACCATCTCTATCAAGCGGTGTGTAGATATCAGCAACAGCATCTCGAGTGGCAGCGGGCATTTGCTTTTTATCAGCCTGAAGCGTTGTCGATTGAAGCCATCAAACAAGTTCACCAACAAGAATACGTGGATCTGCTGACGACTGGCTTATTGCCTGCAGCGAAAATGCGCAGAATCGGTTTTCCTTGGAGCGAACAACTGATTGAACGTACGTTAACCTCGACCGCCGGAACCGTGCTGACAGCGGAAAAAGCCTTACAACATGGCGTTGCGATTCATCTTAGTGGCGGGTATCACCATGCCCATTTCGACTATGGCAGCGGTTTTTGCTTGTTCAACGATCTTGTGATGGCTGCACACAAAGCATTGGAACATGTTTCCGTCGACAAAGTGTTGATCATCGATAGTGATGTACATCATGGCGATGGGACGGCCACTTTATGCCAACGGCGCGACGACATTGTGACGCTTTCTTTCCATTGCGATAAGAACTTCCCTGCCCGCAAGCCGGATTCTGATCTCGATATTGGTTTACCAAGAGAGTGTGGTGATGACGCGTTTCTTGCGGCGTTTAAAGAGGTGGTTCCGATGGCGATACGTCTCCATCAACCGGATCTCATTATCTACGATGCCGGTGTCGACATTCATGTCGACGATGAGTTGGGCTATCTCAATGTATCCACAGACGCTTTGTATCAACGTGATGTCTTTCTCTTTGGGCAGGCGAAAGCCAATGCTATCCCGGTTGCAGCGGTGGTGGGTGGTGGATATCGAACGGATCATGAATCGCTGGTGCCGCTGCATTTGCAACTGCTCCACGCGGCGTACGATGTGTATCGTTCGACACGAGATTGA
- a CDS encoding DNA topoisomerase III → MTRLFIAEKPSLGRAIAAALPNPQKKEQGFIRCGNGDIVTWCIGHLLEQVEPDAYDERYKKWNMADLPIIPEQWQLRPRPSASKQLTVIRKLLKDASEVIHAGDPDREGQLLVDEVLDYCKLSQTKKAQTQRLLISDLNLPAVKRALSSLRSNRDFVPLSVSALARSRADWLYGMNMSRAYTLLGQKAGYQGVLSVGRVQTPVLGLVVRRDEEIENFVPRDFFTLHALIPYQNDSERFDIKARWKPSEACQPWQDEEGRVLSRKLVENVASRIANQPATVTESEHKQTKQAPPLPYSLSALQIDAAKRYGMSAQQVLDTCQSLYEKHKLITYPRSDNRYLPKEHYAQAASVSQAIANNAKELADAVSGADLSLKSKAWNDSKVEAHHAIIPTPKQASVNALSGYEMKIYQLIARQYLMQFYPAATYAEAKLVFEIAGGVFIAKGRQLTFAGWKALTGATEKEEDGADTVPPLAKGTVLTCREGVIKDCKTEPPKHFTEATLLQAMTGIARYVSDKELKKILRETDGLGTEATRAGILDTLFKRQLLSRQGKAILSTPAGRGLIHALPQESTYPDMTAHWEHQLQGMAERNQAYQPFMAALQQRISELMQQVKTSPVPSSLRQLPPVERPAFKRKRRASTSKKTASTATKNRTNKSA, encoded by the coding sequence ATGACCCGTCTGTTTATTGCTGAAAAACCCAGCTTAGGCCGCGCTATTGCAGCGGCATTGCCCAATCCGCAAAAGAAAGAACAAGGCTTTATTCGCTGTGGCAATGGTGACATCGTGACGTGGTGTATTGGACATTTGCTTGAGCAAGTTGAGCCCGATGCTTACGACGAACGCTATAAAAAATGGAATATGGCGGATTTGCCCATCATCCCTGAGCAATGGCAACTGCGCCCACGTCCATCGGCCAGTAAACAATTGACCGTGATTCGCAAGCTACTAAAAGACGCAAGTGAAGTGATCCACGCGGGTGACCCTGACAGAGAAGGGCAATTGCTGGTGGATGAAGTACTGGATTACTGCAAACTGAGCCAAACCAAAAAAGCACAAACCCAGCGATTGTTGATCAGCGATCTCAACCTGCCTGCGGTTAAGCGCGCGTTGAGTAGTCTACGCAGCAATCGTGACTTTGTTCCTCTGTCGGTTTCCGCACTGGCACGTTCTCGGGCTGATTGGCTGTATGGCATGAACATGTCACGTGCTTACACTTTGTTGGGGCAAAAAGCAGGCTATCAAGGTGTGCTGTCTGTCGGACGAGTGCAAACACCGGTATTGGGGCTGGTGGTGCGCCGTGATGAGGAAATCGAAAATTTCGTACCGCGTGATTTCTTCACTCTTCACGCGCTGATCCCTTATCAGAATGACAGTGAGCGGTTTGACATCAAAGCACGTTGGAAACCGAGCGAAGCTTGCCAACCTTGGCAAGACGAAGAAGGGCGAGTCTTGAGTCGTAAACTGGTGGAAAACGTCGCCAGTCGTATTGCCAATCAACCCGCTACCGTGACGGAATCAGAACATAAACAGACCAAGCAAGCCCCGCCTTTGCCTTATTCACTGTCAGCGTTGCAAATTGATGCGGCTAAACGCTATGGCATGAGTGCACAACAGGTGCTGGATACGTGTCAGTCACTGTATGAAAAGCACAAACTGATCACCTATCCACGCTCGGATAACCGCTATCTGCCTAAAGAGCACTATGCGCAGGCCGCCAGTGTCAGCCAAGCCATTGCCAATAATGCGAAAGAGCTGGCCGATGCGGTGAGTGGCGCTGACCTTTCTTTAAAATCGAAAGCGTGGAACGATAGCAAAGTTGAAGCCCACCATGCGATTATCCCCACGCCGAAACAAGCCAGTGTTAACGCGCTGTCTGGCTACGAAATGAAGATCTATCAATTGATCGCCAGACAGTATTTGATGCAGTTCTATCCCGCAGCCACATACGCTGAAGCAAAATTGGTGTTTGAGATTGCCGGTGGTGTCTTTATTGCGAAAGGTCGCCAATTGACGTTCGCTGGTTGGAAAGCACTCACGGGAGCAACAGAAAAAGAAGAGGATGGTGCAGATACCGTACCACCACTTGCGAAAGGCACGGTACTTACCTGTCGAGAAGGGGTAATCAAAGACTGCAAAACCGAGCCGCCAAAGCACTTTACCGAAGCGACCTTATTGCAGGCGATGACGGGAATTGCACGTTACGTCAGTGATAAAGAACTGAAAAAAATCTTAAGAGAGACCGACGGATTAGGTACAGAAGCGACCAGAGCGGGCATACTTGATACTCTGTTTAAACGTCAGTTACTCTCTCGGCAAGGCAAAGCCATTCTTAGTACCCCGGCAGGGAGAGGGTTAATCCATGCGTTGCCACAAGAATCAACCTATCCGGACATGACGGCCCACTGGGAGCACCAATTGCAGGGCATGGCTGAACGCAATCAAGCCTACCAGCCTTTTATGGCAGCCTTGCAACAGCGTATTTCGGAATTAATGCAGCAGGTCAAGACATCGCCCGTGCCGAGTTCGCTGCGTCAACTACCACCAGTGGAGCGCCCAGCGTTTAAGCGCAAGAGACGCGCCAGTACCAGCAAGAAAACGGCATCAACCGCGACCAAAAACAGAACCAACAAGTCGGCTTAA
- a CDS encoding NAD(P)H nitroreductase: MDALDLLLNRRSIGKLAAPAPEGKALENIIRAGLRAPDHGALTPWRFVIAQGSGLHKLSDVLVKAAQAKGSEESVVEKVKNAPFRAPMVITVIAKVTESEKVPAFEQHLSAGCAVQAMQMAAVAQGFQGFWRSGEWMFDTEVKQAFGLQGDDAIVGFLYLGSAECSAMKVPERDLAKFVEYL; the protein is encoded by the coding sequence ATGGACGCTCTCGATCTTCTACTTAATCGTCGTTCTATTGGCAAATTGGCCGCTCCAGCCCCAGAAGGCAAAGCACTTGAAAATATCATTCGTGCAGGATTAAGAGCACCAGATCACGGTGCGCTGACGCCTTGGCGCTTTGTCATCGCGCAAGGCTCTGGCCTGCATAAGCTGTCCGACGTTCTAGTAAAAGCGGCACAGGCCAAAGGCAGTGAAGAGTCGGTGGTGGAAAAAGTGAAAAATGCCCCATTTCGTGCGCCGATGGTGATCACCGTGATTGCGAAAGTCACTGAGAGTGAAAAAGTCCCTGCATTTGAACAGCATCTTTCCGCGGGTTGTGCGGTGCAAGCAATGCAAATGGCCGCAGTGGCTCAAGGATTCCAAGGTTTTTGGCGCTCAGGTGAATGGATGTTCGATACGGAAGTGAAACAAGCGTTTGGCTTACAGGGAGACGATGCCATTGTGGGCTTCCTCTACTTGGGCAGCGCAGAATGTTCCGCGATGAAAGTACCAGAGCGTGATCTGGCTAAATTTGTTGAGTATCTATAA
- a CDS encoding NADPH-dependent 2,4-dienoyl-CoA reductase: protein MSAMYPHLLQPLDLGFTQLRNRVLMGSMHTGLEEHKEGLQKLAAFYEERAKGGVGLIVTGGFSPNLRGRLHPLSAEFSKPKHAQAHKVVTEAVHKHGGKIALQILHAGRYAMHPFAQSASGIKAPIAKFAPSEMSPRQIRKTIEAFANSAGLAQLAGYDGVEIMGSEGYLINQFLCKRTNMRYDEWGGTYKKRMRFAVEIVKAVRKAVGSDFIIIFRLSMLDLVEQGSTFEDVIMLAKALEDAGVTIINTGIGWHEARVPTIATQVPRGAFTWVTEKVKPHVSVPIVTCNRINTPEEAERILASGQADMVSMARPFLADPHFIAKAEQAKSHLINTCIGCNQACLDNVFKGKRASCLVNPLACHETELVVKPASEKKRIAVVGAGPAGLACSTTLAQRGHSVDLIERNDRIGGQFRLAMQIPGKEEFRETIRYFANMIDETGVNLRLDTDATLELLKEYDEVVLATGVEPRKVKIDGLTESSKVIDYQTLIREKTPVGNKIAIVGAGGIGVDVASMVTEPAQHNLDDWLQEWGIDKEMTQPGGLYPFPDAMSDKTVWLLQRRKGAVGKGPGKTTGWIHKRTLEKRGVNLLGGVSYDGIKPEGLEITLNGKKQLLDADTIIICAGQESVRPFEDKWHELGDKLHVIGGADYAGELDAVRAIKQGVTLATKL from the coding sequence ATGTCTGCCATGTACCCACATTTGTTACAGCCTTTGGATCTCGGATTCACTCAACTGCGAAATCGAGTGCTCATGGGTTCGATGCATACAGGCCTTGAGGAGCATAAGGAAGGCTTACAAAAACTCGCTGCGTTTTACGAAGAGCGTGCCAAAGGTGGCGTCGGTCTGATTGTGACGGGCGGTTTTTCACCGAATTTACGCGGTCGTCTGCACCCGCTGAGTGCGGAATTTAGTAAACCCAAACACGCTCAAGCGCATAAAGTGGTGACGGAAGCCGTGCACAAACATGGTGGAAAAATTGCGTTGCAGATCCTGCATGCTGGCCGCTACGCGATGCATCCTTTTGCGCAAAGTGCCTCTGGCATCAAAGCGCCTATCGCGAAGTTTGCACCCAGCGAAATGAGCCCAAGACAGATTCGCAAAACCATCGAAGCGTTCGCCAACAGCGCAGGTCTCGCACAACTGGCGGGATACGATGGGGTAGAGATCATGGGTTCCGAAGGTTACCTGATCAACCAATTCCTGTGTAAGCGTACTAATATGCGTTATGACGAGTGGGGCGGTACCTACAAAAAACGCATGCGTTTTGCTGTAGAAATCGTTAAAGCGGTGCGCAAAGCTGTAGGCAGTGACTTCATCATTATTTTCCGACTATCAATGCTAGATTTGGTGGAGCAAGGCAGCACGTTTGAAGATGTGATTATGCTCGCCAAAGCGCTCGAAGACGCAGGGGTGACGATCATTAACACCGGCATCGGCTGGCATGAAGCTCGAGTACCTACCATCGCAACGCAAGTGCCTCGTGGCGCCTTCACATGGGTGACTGAGAAAGTGAAGCCGCATGTCTCTGTGCCGATCGTGACCTGCAACCGCATCAACACTCCAGAAGAAGCCGAGCGCATTCTTGCTTCTGGTCAAGCGGACATGGTGTCGATGGCGCGACCTTTCCTCGCAGATCCGCATTTCATTGCCAAAGCGGAGCAAGCGAAATCTCACCTCATCAATACCTGTATTGGCTGCAATCAAGCGTGTTTGGACAACGTATTCAAGGGCAAGCGGGCCAGTTGTTTGGTTAACCCACTGGCATGTCATGAAACCGAGTTGGTGGTGAAGCCTGCGAGTGAGAAAAAACGCATCGCGGTGGTGGGCGCAGGCCCTGCTGGGTTAGCGTGTTCAACCACCTTAGCGCAACGTGGTCATAGTGTTGATTTGATTGAACGAAATGATCGCATTGGTGGTCAGTTCCGCCTCGCGATGCAGATCCCTGGCAAAGAAGAATTTCGTGAAACCATTCGCTACTTCGCCAATATGATTGACGAAACAGGAGTGAACTTACGCCTCGATACCGATGCTACGTTAGAACTGCTCAAAGAGTACGATGAAGTGGTGCTCGCCACTGGGGTTGAACCGCGCAAAGTGAAAATTGACGGCCTAACTGAAAGCAGTAAAGTGATCGATTATCAAACATTGATCCGTGAGAAAACCCCAGTCGGCAACAAGATAGCGATTGTCGGTGCAGGGGGGATTGGTGTTGATGTCGCGAGCATGGTCACAGAACCCGCTCAGCACAATCTAGACGACTGGCTACAAGAATGGGGCATTGATAAAGAGATGACGCAACCGGGCGGCTTGTATCCATTCCCGGATGCGATGAGTGACAAAACGGTGTGGTTGCTGCAACGTCGTAAAGGCGCGGTAGGCAAAGGACCGGGAAAAACCACGGGTTGGATTCATAAGCGCACATTGGAAAAACGTGGTGTGAATTTGCTCGGGGGCGTGAGTTACGACGGTATCAAGCCTGAGGGATTGGAAATTACCCTCAATGGTAAGAAGCAGTTGCTCGATGCCGACACCATCATCATTTGTGCAGGCCAAGAATCGGTTCGCCCATTTGAAGACAAATGGCACGAGCTTGGCGATAAGCTGCATGTAATTGGTGGAGCCGATTACGCCGGAGAGCTGGATGCGGTTCGCGCGATTAAGCAAGGGGTCACGCTTGCGACAAAACTTTAG
- the sppA gene encoding signal peptide peptidase SppA: MKSLFKLIGLVFKGIWKAITFVRLALTNLIFLLSIALVYFIYFYGHDTQPQVEQPSALVLNLSGPIVEQSLYINPMDSFAGSLFGEEIPKENVLFDVVDTIRYAKDDEKITGLVLSLRDMPETNLTKLRYIAKALNEFKASGKPIYAVGAFYNQSQYYLASYADKIYLAPDGGVMLKGYSAFNLYYKTLLEKLDVTTHVFRVGTYKSAIEPFVRDDMSPAAKESATRWLTQLWGAFVDDVANNRQIDPKTLNPSMEEFLSQLKSVNGDLAALSIKLGLVDELATRQQLRTQLAEKFGASGDDSYKAISYYDYRATMRDNFDVNADDIAIVVASGTIMDGQQPRGTVGGDTVAGLLRQARNDDKVKAVVLRVDSPGGSAFASEVIRNEVQALKDAGKPIVVSMSSLAASGGYWISMSADKIIAQPTTLTGSIGIFSVITTFEKGFNKLGIYTDGVGTSPFSGEGISTGLSKGASQAFQMGIEHGYQRFISLVGNNRDLSLDAVDKVAQGRVWTGYDALQHRLVDQIGDFDDAVAEAAKMAQLENYNLYWVEEPLSPTEQFIQEFMKQVKISMGVDIQSILPPSLQPVAQQMEQHASLLQNFNDPKGYYAFCLNCEVQ, translated from the coding sequence ATGAAATCATTATTCAAACTCATCGGTTTGGTTTTTAAAGGAATATGGAAAGCCATTACCTTTGTGCGTCTCGCACTCACCAACCTGATTTTTCTACTGTCTATTGCGCTCGTTTACTTTATCTATTTCTACGGCCATGACACGCAGCCTCAGGTTGAGCAGCCTTCCGCATTGGTGCTGAACCTATCCGGCCCTATCGTCGAACAAAGCCTTTACATCAATCCGATGGATTCCTTTGCAGGTTCGCTGTTTGGGGAAGAGATTCCTAAAGAGAACGTATTGTTTGATGTGGTGGACACCATTCGCTATGCCAAAGACGACGAAAAGATCACCGGTTTGGTATTGTCATTACGCGATATGCCGGAGACCAATCTCACCAAGCTGCGTTACATTGCCAAAGCACTCAATGAATTTAAGGCTTCTGGCAAGCCTATTTATGCGGTTGGCGCCTTTTATAACCAAAGCCAATATTATCTCGCTAGCTACGCAGATAAGATCTACCTTGCCCCCGATGGCGGGGTTATGCTGAAAGGCTATAGCGCTTTTAATCTCTATTACAAAACGCTTCTCGAAAAGCTCGATGTGACAACGCATGTTTTCCGTGTTGGCACTTATAAATCAGCGATTGAGCCGTTTGTACGTGATGATATGTCACCTGCTGCTAAGGAATCTGCGACACGTTGGTTGACTCAACTGTGGGGCGCTTTCGTGGACGATGTGGCAAATAATCGCCAGATTGACCCAAAAACACTCAATCCTTCGATGGAAGAGTTTTTGTCTCAGTTGAAATCCGTCAACGGTGATCTCGCGGCTCTTTCCATCAAACTTGGTTTGGTCGATGAACTCGCAACTCGCCAACAATTAAGAACGCAACTGGCTGAGAAATTTGGCGCAAGCGGGGATGACAGCTACAAAGCCATCAGCTACTACGACTACCGAGCAACCATGCGCGATAACTTTGATGTGAATGCCGATGATATTGCCATTGTCGTCGCCAGCGGCACCATCATGGATGGTCAACAACCGCGTGGTACAGTGGGTGGCGATACCGTTGCCGGATTACTGCGTCAAGCTCGTAACGATGACAAAGTGAAAGCGGTGGTATTGCGTGTGGATAGCCCCGGAGGCAGCGCATTCGCTTCAGAAGTGATTCGTAACGAAGTCCAGGCACTAAAAGACGCTGGCAAGCCAATTGTGGTGTCCATGTCTAGCCTAGCTGCATCCGGCGGATATTGGATCTCAATGAGCGCGGATAAGATTATTGCTCAACCGACAACGCTCACTGGCTCGATTGGTATTTTTAGCGTCATTACTACCTTTGAAAAAGGCTTCAATAAACTCGGTATCTACACCGATGGTGTTGGTACATCGCCATTCTCTGGTGAAGGCATCTCGACAGGCCTTTCAAAAGGGGCATCACAAGCGTTCCAAATGGGCATTGAACACGGTTACCAACGTTTTATCAGCCTAGTCGGTAACAATCGCGATCTGTCATTGGATGCGGTGGATAAAGTGGCCCAAGGCCGAGTGTGGACGGGCTACGACGCGCTGCAACACAGGTTGGTTGACCAAATCGGCGATTTCGATGACGCCGTTGCAGAAGCAGCAAAAATGGCTCAACTAGAAAACTACAACCTTTACTGGGTCGAAGAACCGCTCTCACCGACTGAGCAGTTTATCCAAGAGTTTATGAAGCAAGTGAAAATCTCTATGGGCGTCGATATTCAAAGCATACTGCCACCGAGCTTACAGCCTGTCGCCCAACAAATGGAGCAGCACGCTTCGCTGTTGCAAAATTTTAACGATCCGAAAGGCTACTACGCCTTCTGTTTGAACTGCGAAGTGCAGTAG